The Rattus rattus isolate New Zealand chromosome 1, Rrattus_CSIRO_v1, whole genome shotgun sequence genome includes a region encoding these proteins:
- the Slc31a2 gene encoding probable low affinity copper uptake protein 2 — MPMHFIFSDEAVLLFDFWRVHSPTGMALSVLVVLLLAVLYEGIKVGKAKLLHKTLESLPTTTSQQLILEPDQDSTGSRSTSDNRTRLRWFLCYFGQSLVHVIQVVIGYFVMLAVMSYNTWIFLGVVLGSAVGYYLAYPLLHMT, encoded by the exons ATGCCG ATGCACTTCATCTTCTCAGATGAGGCTGTGCTTCTCTTTGATTTCTGGAGAGTCCACAGCCCTACAG GCATGGCTCTCTCAGTGCTGGTAGTCTTGCTCCTGGCTGTATTGTATGAGGGCATCAAGGTTGGCAAAGCCAAGTTGCTCCACAAGACTCTGGAGAGCCTGCCTACTACCACCAGCCAGCAGCTCATCTTGGAACCAGACCAGGATTCTACAGGCTCCAGATCAACTTCAGACAATAGGACCCGCCTCAG GTGGTTTTTGTGTTACTTTGGCCAGTCTCTAGTCCATGTCATTCAGGTGGTAATTGGCTACTTTGTGATGCTGGCTGTCATGTCCTACAACACCTGGATTTTCCTTGGTGTGGTCCTGGGCTCGGCTGTGGGCTACTACCTAGCCTACCCACTTCTCCACATGACTTAG